Genomic window (Meiothermus sp. QL-1):
CACGCGCTCGGGGTGCGCCTCCACCAGCCGCAGGGCCTTGCCCAGGAGGCGGCTTTGCCGCAGGGCGTTGGGGTAGATGTACTGGGGGCCCGGGGTGGGAAAGGCCACCACCGGGAGGCCCATGCCCGCGGCCTGCTCGTTGGCGGTTCCAGCGGTACCGATGGCCACGTAGCCCACGTGCAAAATGGCCGAGAAGGCCCCGCGCAGCAGCCAGACCCGCTGCTCGCCCCTTCGGGCCACCGCGGTGGTTTCGTCCTGGGGCTCCAGCCGCCACCCCTCCGGCAGGGGCACCCGGTCGAAGTTATGGGCCCAGGCCACCAGGCCCTGCAGCTCGGGCAGGAGGGCTGCCGCCTCCAGCATCAGGGGCAGGCTAAAGCGCACGTCGGCCCGGGTGCCCGGCAGCAACACCAAAACCTTCCGGCCATCCAGCAGCCCCTCCAGGCTGCGCTCCGGGGGGCCCAGGGTGTCCATGGCCATGCCCCCCACGAAGCGGGCCTTGTGCATGCCGAGCGCCCGTGCGCGCGCCTCGCTCGGCTTATCGCGCACGTAGACGGCGCGCACATAGCGGTGCATGAAGCGCTCGTAGAACATGTAGTCCTCGGCGGCGAACTGGTTGGGCTGCCTAAGCCTTTCCCAGACGCTGCGCCCGCCCCAGTAGTAGTGCGAGACCTGCGGCTGGAGGTGGAATAGGGGCCGCCGCCCCCAGTCCGAGGCCAGCACGCCGATGGCCAGGGCGTAGGCGTCGCCCACCGCGGCCACGGCCCGCACCTCGCGCCTGGCCTGTTGGGCGGCCCGGATCTGCTGGGCGACCTCGAGCAAAAACCCAGCCTTCAGAT
Coding sequences:
- a CDS encoding lipid-A-disaccharide synthase-related protein, which encodes MTDVLIISGGNAEDLIGATLAQHLAGLRLAALPLVGAGRRYEGHVERILGPRREMPSGGFPFNSLENLLADLKAGFLLEVAQQIRAAQQARREVRAVAAVGDAYALAIGVLASDWGRRPLFHLQPQVSHYYWGGRSVWERLRQPNQFAAEDYMFYERFMHRYVRAVYVRDKPSEARARALGMHKARFVGGMAMDTLGPPERSLEGLLDGRKVLVLLPGTRADVRFSLPLMLEAAALLPELQGLVAWAHNFDRVPLPEGWRLEPQDETTAVARRGEQRVWLLRGAFSAILHVGYVAIGTAGTANEQAAGMGLPVVAFPTPGPQYIYPNALRQSRLLGKALRLVEAHPERVAEAVRVFLADEAAREEARREGFERNGPRGALPRIAEEIRAALGTKEPTV